One Paenibacillus sp. FSL H7-0737 DNA segment encodes these proteins:
- the cmk gene encoding (d)CMP kinase — protein MDRQGTHTYDRINVAIDGPAGAGKSTVARLVAQKLSYIYVDTGAMYRAITWYMIREGIEPEDQNQVNQKVHDMVIELIPEKDIQKVLINGEDVTPHIRSLQVSGLVSQYSKIEGVRSRLSHLQRQMALRKGVVMDGRDIGTTVLPDAEVKIFMTASVEERALRRYKELRDAESVTLQQLEHDIAQRDRLDEGREISPLRRAEDAILLDTTFMDIDQVVEAIVSHCRSHVDGERNHL, from the coding sequence TTGGATAGGCAGGGTACACATACTTACGACAGAATTAACGTCGCCATCGACGGACCTGCCGGGGCAGGCAAGAGTACTGTAGCCCGATTGGTAGCCCAGAAGTTGTCTTATATTTATGTCGATACAGGCGCAATGTACCGGGCAATCACCTGGTATATGATCCGAGAAGGCATAGAACCGGAAGATCAGAATCAAGTGAACCAGAAAGTTCACGATATGGTTATTGAGCTTATTCCGGAAAAAGACATCCAGAAGGTGCTGATTAATGGGGAAGACGTAACGCCGCATATTCGGAGTCTTCAGGTTAGCGGCCTTGTGTCGCAGTATTCGAAGATCGAAGGTGTAAGGTCCAGACTGAGTCATTTGCAGCGTCAGATGGCGCTTCGCAAAGGCGTTGTAATGGATGGCCGCGATATCGGTACGACCGTGCTGCCCGATGCCGAAGTAAAGATTTTTATGACGGCAAGTGTGGAAGAAAGAGCTCTCCGTCGTTATAAGGAATTGAGAGACGCGGAATCGGTGACGCTTCAGCAGCTTGAACATGATATTGCACAGCGGGATCGTCTGGATGAAGGACGGGAGATTTCACCGCTGCGACGTGCGGAAGATGCGATTCTTCTCGACACGACCTTTATGGATATCGATCAAGTCGTGGAGGCCATTGTATCCCATTGTAGATCTCATGTTGACGGGGAGAGAAATCATTTATGA
- a CDS encoding flagellar brake protein, producing the protein MYPKINEYLYIQVASSDAAEAEVEYRSRIAETEDDAFLIEIPMQESDGRLKRLFMGDELSVYFITEGGIKNYFNTHVLGFKEDVIRMVRIQKPEADSIFKIQRRSFFRVNADLELAVKDSFGKRFLVRTDDIGGGGTSFLVDHQVKLEVGAKLSCWVLVPYRNGSIEHVDFEGEVVRIKKLENGRQLAMLKFVAITDNERQKIIRYCFERQFDFRNR; encoded by the coding sequence TTGTATCCTAAAATTAATGAATATCTATACATACAGGTTGCTTCCAGTGACGCTGCTGAAGCAGAAGTTGAATATAGATCGAGAATTGCAGAGACAGAGGACGACGCATTCCTGATTGAAATTCCTATGCAGGAGAGTGACGGTCGTCTGAAACGACTTTTTATGGGGGACGAGCTTTCGGTTTATTTTATTACTGAGGGTGGCATTAAAAATTACTTTAATACTCATGTTCTCGGGTTTAAAGAAGATGTAATTCGTATGGTCCGGATACAAAAACCAGAGGCGGATTCGATTTTCAAAATTCAGAGACGAAGCTTTTTTCGGGTGAATGCAGATCTTGAATTAGCTGTGAAGGATAGCTTTGGTAAAAGATTCCTTGTACGTACAGATGATATCGGCGGCGGAGGAACGTCTTTCTTGGTGGATCACCAAGTGAAGCTCGAGGTGGGAGCGAAATTATCCTGCTGGGTTCTAGTGCCTTATCGAAATGGTAGTATAGAGCATGTGGACTTTGAAGGTGAAGTGGTTCGGATTAAAAAGCTTGAAAACGGGCGCCAATTGGCCATGCTGAAATTTGTGGCTATTACGGATAATGAGCGTCAGAAAATAATACGTTACTGCTTTGAACGACAGTTTGATTTCCGCAACCGATAG